ATCGAAAGTGTAAGTACCTAGTtcaaaaatagcaataaacattgaaacggtaaattttaatatatctttcAACCATCATGATATACCTCCAAACTATTGgaacataaaataagtaaacataaaaagtaaaccaCATAAAACGTTACGAGGTGACTATAAAATTGCGTGCCACTCTTGGCGAAATATACTCCGGTGTTACTTTTAGATTGATTTCATATGTTATCGAGCATATGATGACATAAATAGCtgatatatctattattttgcTCAAGTAATAAGGtcagaatttaaaaataaataagaatagatAATTCGtgttatctataattttatgtgcaaACACGTGAACGGGAGACACAAATATGACCTTTTCTGACATTTATTACCCTGAAAAATTTAAGGCAATTatcaaaaacataacattttcttgcttataaaatgtatgagaaTAATACATGCATTGAGtcatatagttatttattatgtgtctatacgtataataaatgtatctaGTTATGTAATGTCCTTCTGAACAGTTACATTGTTACAGACTACAGCCatgaaaatcaattaaaaagctttcatcttacatattatttagcaGTTAGCCACACATGAAAATCAAACTGTTTAACTGGACTAATAAAATACACCATatattattgctattttataCATCGCATTTCAAatcgtgttatttttaaagtttgaatgaaaacatgcatccttttttaaatcttaGTATTTAAGCAGGACTCAGGACTGCATCAGTAAgtctttttattaagattgttAATGTTTTCTCACAGAAATAATTctgtataaaagttataattaaagtttatttatgatcttttacataattactagattaaaataaagtaaataacttGTTCCGGGTCATCAAACTTGGCAGGCTATTATTATACTCTTAGGCACATATTTGTAGATATTCATATTATGgtatcttaattatattttgttgttatacGTACATTGTGAGTAaagtatgatatatttataataatgcagTCTTTTATGATAAGTAATTTGGAAAATCCGAAAGGGAGGCTACTCTACTTTCCTTGGTATTTTGCGAAGAGAAAAACCCATGGaagcaaacattaaaaaactacATACACATTGATTCAGtacaattataatgattatcgTAATTCATAAGTGacctaataattaatttttaaataaccgCTACGTGTAAATACGTTTGAAATAGTGACGCATGACGATCTTTTAAGAGGAGAAAACACCCTCGCTCTGACACGTGTATCTAATAACACTAAGACTAAACACATAAAACTTTTCCGCActggttataaaatattgatgaagTTATATTTTCCTCACAATAAGGATACTTTTTTCCAATCTCTCTGGGTTTTAAAATTAGGTATGGTAACGACTATCGCGCAAGCATGACCTAAAACGATACTTTTggaatgtttcttttttttctatatatttgaatatttaattacgcATGTcccaaatttattttgcaagtATTTGTAATCTGTAGTTGTAGTGTTCATAATCACCGGGTCATGATTTATTGGTTAATTTGCTCAAAGATAACGATGGGCACGTCAAGAgctattttaagaaaattgagTACCGATGTGTATACACTTCGATATAGACAAACCccgacaaaaatatttatgtttgatgTACCTGGGTTTCATACCAACTATATTCTAATGTCACAACATATGCcatacaaaattgaaatattgaacTTTGATCCATCATCGAACCAAAttactatttagtaatctgtgatCGGACACTCAAACATACAATTATGttccattaaataaacatattatgtctttaacgaatacattttgaattttaagtcCGTAACAATCTAATTAACTGAAATCAAAcagtatttattcatacaaaataaattatcttgtatgtatgtatgtattttaaagcaaAAGTGTGCGTTTAATGACAGAATGCTGTTCACCCTAAATTGGTTTAGATCCGTTAAACGTCTCTATTTATGTTCGATATAACGaacttaaataaagtttaattttgtgaTAAGTAATCGTCAGTTTGCGTATTAGTCGCGTGCTCGTTACTGATAAGACAGGTTACTCTTATAAATGAGCTTGCGAGATGTCATTTGTCACAGTGTGTATCGTGTAAATGTGCCGAAGGCGTTTCTTACACACGCTCAAAATAAAGTAGtgaattagtttaaaaaatgccGTGGACAAGTACTAACAggtaaattaacaatatgcAATGTATTTTTGACAAATTTGACGGTACATTTTGATATGTGAAAGTTAAAGATTTTACtagtataaacatatattttttttaatgagaaCGATATTTTAGTTGAACTTCATTTCGTATAATTTCTAcgtgaaattgtaaaaatataaaacaaagtaatgTGGACCTAATTGGATCATAATATTACCACAGGAAAATATGTAGTAatctcattattataaaagtaaagttaagagtaattatagtttaaactATTTGATTTTTCAGAATTTATGCGAAACCTAACTCGAGTTCGGGTGAAGGTATTCCATCATTGCCAGCCAGTGGCGCCACAGCGGCGGCCACCGCTGCAGCTGACACTGGTGGACGCTTTGAACTCAGTGACCATGGATATGGAAAAAGCTCAGTAAAATTACTTCACGTACACAGAGATGGTGATATTCATTCCATAAGAGAATTCGAAGTTTCCACAGAACTTAAACTCACTTCAGAATCGGCATATATCGTTGGCGACAATAAGGAAGTTGTCGCCACTGACTCTCAGAAGAATACAGTTTACGTTCTCGCTAAAAAGCATGGCATAAAAACTCCTGAAGAGTTCGGTGCTGTGGTTGTGAATCATTTTCTTTATACGTATAGGCAAGTTGTAGAAGCCAAGTGCCATGTAACAGAATATCCCTGGGAGAGACTACAGGCTGGTGCGCCTCATAACCATGCTTTCATATTTTCACCAATTGCGACGAGATGGTGTGAAGTTTCACAGGCTAGACATGgtgagattaaataaaaagtgattTGAATATATTCGAATCAGAAGTATTACTTATGACGTTAaatactgaaccaattttattaatattttattttaatggcaGAGGCGGTAAAAGTGAAATCTGGCTTAAGTGGTCTACGAGTATTGAAGACTACTCAGTCAGCATTTGTGGACTTCGTTCAAGATGAATATACAACACTTTCCGATGCCGCAGAGAGAATATTCAGGTTGGTGCATATTTCGAACGTattgattgaaaaaataaaaacgttttcttTCCAGTGTACTCACTAACTTTaccattaataatttattaaaagatacaTCAAATAATGTAAGAATAATTGAATGGTGATTTTAACTCATTATGAAAATGAAGATAATTCTGGCCATATCTTAAACCAATTAGGAATGCCTAaacattgttttgatttttttaccaaTTTTTACAGTACCGTTGTTGAAGCAGAATGGACCTATGATAACATGAGAACAGCAGACTTTGACAACGCATGGTTGACAGTCAAAGATGCGATCCTGGACAAATTCGCCGGACCTCCGGACGTTGGCATATACTCTCCCTCAGTACAACACACGCTGTATCAAGCCGAGAAAACTGTTTTAGAAAAAGTGTCTGAGGTATGTATTAAGTCATTATttctcacatttttttaaatttaggtaATCTTTCTCGCTACATACATTTcgaatatagttttatttcttcacTCTTGAGTCTAGACTTTGACAATTATAACGAAATTAAGTACTAAGatcttatataaaacaaaaagtatattGTACAGACGGAAAATGTCGTTAACAATaaagtatgtttaaaattcGCCTAATTGGCACATCAATtatcttaaatacatataaaatccgttatatttttcacaaacaaAAGATTACACGTTCTCATTTCAcagtaaattacatatttgtttacttattGGTCATATGACTCtagtatcaaaaataaattgttgacCATAAATTCATCTTATCGACATTAAACAACAAATCAATGTACaacatgaatatattaatatggcGCGTGCTGTGATAAACTTTGATAAGTAAACACTTATTAGTGTAATAGCtttgagtttataatatttctgatGAGAACGTAATTGgcggtatttaatttttttattgaaaatttatataaataatatatatgtagttaaaaaaattaaatttgtatctaattattattactgatACTTTTCAATGCTTtgcttaaattaattgaactaAACGCTTACAAAATACGTTACATAACATTGTTTACAATAAGGTAAAAAAACGCtcacgaaaatatttttttttttttttaatactgacGAATATCTATCGCCAATTTTATCAGTTTTGTGatgcaaacaaaacaaactacGTATGAATCAAAGGTTATCATCAAATGCGATCGATGAACGCAAATTCATTATCGTCTAAAAACATGTGCATGGACTGTGGAGTTACAAAAATAGTAACtggtacttaatttttatgaccACGCTCGTTAACACATTACGAATATCGTTAAATTACCTTAAATTCATCACGCAATTAAGcaatcatttaatttgaatgtcaTTAATGGAGCcacttatcatttaattttttcttacagATAACATGGATAAGAATGACTATGCCCAATAAACATTATCTAAATATCGACGTTTCGAAATTCCCCGCCAACGTGACGAAGGGAGACCCCCGCCATTACATCTACCAACCTATAGACAAGCCCGCAGGCCTTATCTACGCGCAGCTACGCCGTAGACCGAAGAGTCACTTGTGACACTAATATTGATATAggctttatttgaatttacaaAATGTGCTTGTAAatgattcttattttcatttttacgcTGCTGGAGATCTATAAGTACTGAAAGTAGTGtcatgaaaatgtataattacgAAATATTCTCTGTTTTCGGCAAAAATATTTGTCAGAAAAtcttaaagatatttatttcttgttttttgtCGTAGCATTGTTATATTTCCGCTGTAATAAGCATATTACTATCAAacgattaatataaatagaactaaaataaaacattaatatctaGTCAAGGTTCTTAAACAttcaagatataaatataataaattggctTTTAAGAAGTAATatatcgtttaatttttttccttaaGTGAGATGTTTTGCCCACGCACTTTTGTCACACTGTAATAAAGTTACAACACACATACTTCAACTTACATAGGTCATTGCGTTATGGagtgatataaaaatcttgTTAGTTACCACTTAAGAACGGCTGATCCGATTCCAataatttttggtttattgaattttatcttTACTTGCATTAAGGGATGGTtaaaagtttgaaaaattctaaaaatataattcacgGGAGGAACGGGGCCACTAAAAGCtacttaagaaataaattcacCGTATCGggtgtacaaattttatttttctagaaaTATGACATACTCATtactattaacatattttattgcataaccaaaaatacaatcacaaaataaagtaaaattaacacATTGTACGCTTACACTATATTGAATATTCAGAgctgacatttatttataaacgctTTGTGCCTATGATCTTATCCGCCAGAGCATACAATTCATCTACAGtctgaaaataagaaaaatataattaaatcatatattcatatcaaaactggtataaaattgtatacacaacaaacaaaattttaaacatgtcAGTTTCAACAATACCATACATACTAAAAACTTATATTGACTGAAGAACTTTCGcgaaaaaacatgaaaaagaaaatttataagaaagttTTACTGTCGAGTGATAGGTTAATCATCTCATTTTGGTATCAGTCTACTACAAGGTTATTAGTCTATATTAACCTTGGTTTGAATTGTTAATACGTTCaacacaaacaataataaaacaatcgaAAACAAActtgtaatttcattttataaagcatGTACACAAACTCGATTTTTCTTGTAAAGCGCTACTGGATTATTGAGTTCATAATGGGAATGTTTGATATGTTACGACACCGTTTGTATCGTCTGCGACATCtttttctactaatattataaatgcgaaagtttgtaaggatgtgtgtgtgtttgtttcacgcaaaaaatactaaaccgattgcaatgatatttggtacgtagacagctggacaactggaataacatataggcaacttttatcccgatattcttacgggatgaacgcgggtgaaatcgcgtggcgcagctaggATGTACATAATGTTGTGTAGaactataacaaaaacaataataacccccttacaatttatctattcaatcaataaataaatagcttagCTCTGGaatttctctttttaatttcttcaattaatttagctaagtaaaaaaataaattgaatagttgttaaagttaatttgcgttatgacaaaaaaaaaaacaaccaattttttacacaaaccatttttaaagaaaattcaaaaaatgaggaaataagcataatattatgtatagataGGGCATAGTCAAAGTTCACTTGAATGATCAGCTTGGCTTTCAATGCAAGTCATACACGagtattatatgtatcacATTGCTTATCAGTCTGTGTAACTATTTAAGGGTCATGATGGACTGGGCAAAATCTAGTTCAATCCAGTTCGACACAAGCCGTCTATAGGTCTGATATAACATAGGTGATCCGGATTGAAATCGACTATGCATTCAACAATTACTAGGGTCTTGATATGGTTATATCAACCAGACTTAATAGCCGCATGAGTTCATCCAGATTGTTCTATCAATTGTTTTGGTTCTACTGTAAGCAATAAAACGTGTTTACGTTGTCTGGGTTTTACATTTTGGCATGCACTAAGTGTCTTCTTTACAGAGCCGTTAGACATTTTTAATGCAGTTAAATCACAAGCTTCAccattaactttatttatatctcgtaaatagtttcataaacttttaaatgctttgaataattttgatattgataGATGGTATCGAAACAAGAaaacagtaattatttaaataagtgcatattatttagaaattaaaaactttttaaaggattttaaacgcgatttatccattatattattaacccgacgtttcgaacactacagcgagcgtggtcactcgcgtaaaatcaaacacaagaaaatactaagtacatattatataaattataagtttttcATGCAATTTgtctaatatttttcaatataattctcAGGTATTCGagatattactttaattttttaaccgtATTCATGTTAATATGAAGGTGATTGTATGGTTAAGCAATTATAAGAAAGTACATACCGTAAGGCTCTTCAACGTTTTGACATCGTTCGTCTCGTATTTGAGTAGGGCAAATTGCTCGTCAGTGAAGCGCACTCCTTTCTCGATGTCAGCCTGTTTGAGTTCCTCCAATTCTTCATGACACTTTGCGAGCAGCTGTTCAGCGCTTAATTGTTCATTTTCTTCTTCTGCTACCTCAGCCTCCGCTTCTTCCTCAAGAGCCTGGAGACAAAATATAAGGcgtttattatcaatatttatatatttaaatgtatttatttatatccttaaaagcaataacaatacatgatttttatacatatgtaagaaatattatatgtagttaGTTTAAATACACTTCAACTCTCcatattagtaagatagatTTGAAGCAGTCTCTTATAATTTAGCATAGTAGTTGCAGATGGTTTTTATCTTGATGATTGATAATCAATGTTCAGAGAAAagaatacataatatcttcaaatattgttattatacacgTTGCATAGTTAATTTAGTGCAAGTGAACTGAGAACTACACATCTCTTACTgactatgaataatattatataatataatgcgaGTCATACAAAGTTATCTCAGAATCCCATTTGCGTAGAGTTAAATGTTTCTGAGCAGTAAAGGACAAAGGTTACAATATTGGAAATATCGAGATTAAATAGTGGTGACATAAAAGAAACATATCACTTACTTGGTCTAATTTCTGTGAGGCTTTAAGTTTCCTGTAGTAAGCATCAGCACGCTTCTTAGACGCCTTAGCGACCTCCCTGTTGACCATCCTCCAGAATACGAAGACAGGATGGTTATATAACTCAGGAGGACATTCCTTGAGCGGTGTCTTTCCAACAAGGATGAGACGCTTCAATCGCTCCATTTCATCGAGCTGTAAGTCAAAAAATGAGGTTATATAGGTTTcgacatatttttcatatttttgaaaatggtAAGATGAGTATTCTATTTAAACGTCCTATTCTcttctatttctattaaatcgCACTTACGACTCTACTAGATATCCTTTTATTGAGATTTTCTTCATTAACTGCACGGATTCTTTCTTCCAATTCAGTCATGTAGCTCTTGTCTGTGAGCCGCACCAGGTTCGAGCCCATATGCTTTTCCAAGCGGGCCCGGACATGAGGATGCGCGAAGCTGTTAGACAGTGTTAGTAACGACAATTATCGAATTACGATTAATGACATCTAACAAGACAGCAAATGATGGTTATGGTCGTTTAATTGGAATTATAAATACGgagaaattaattacttaatacgGTTTATTATTCGATAGAAGCCTTATATTTACGCGGCTCTTTCTCTGAACTTGAtctaacaaacaataaataaaatattatttgtattcagtagcattttttagatttattatttattattgttggaGCATAACAAAATGTGAAGAGTTTTTTTGCCTACAATACGACATACTTAACCCCATTAGCATCTAACATACACTGAGGTACAAACTTACCGCTGAGGTCGTTCCAATTTTTGGCCGTTCGTTTTGAATACAAACTAGAAACAGCACCGCTGCCGAAACTCAACGTCTGGCTCTTTCGCCGTAAAGTTTTAGTACTTTTGACGCCCGTGTCATAGATGAGACCTTTGCCGTGCTATACGATGGCCCTGGCACGGTATGGCACGACCCCAGCCAACACATCATGTTCAAATTCGCGTCTAAGGAAGCGTTTATACCCGATTGCTTTCTTTGATAAAGCAATAGCTGTACACCATTTTACGACCGTTATCaggaaatgaaaattaatggaGTGCTATTATTGAATTCGCAAGTGAAACCTATAAAACATCGCgaaatatgtttatacaatTCGTTTCAGAAAGTTTTGTATTCAAATGCTTCTTGATTTAGtgatttattgcattttataaggTACTATTTGAAATAGGAGCATATTTGAAAAATCCGAGAAtcgataattatataattttatgaaattaatcgataatatattatacagttaaATATAGTAACATTAATAGTGTTGAAAAGATTTGAAACAAGTGTGCAAAGAGTAGGGTCTtccaaacatttatatttttctgatAGAATCATTTCTTTTGGCTCTGAGTACAAACCTTTAGGTTTCGTGACAAAACGCTTTGCAAAGAGTCATACATGACATAGTAATGAGCACTTGTGAGATTTATGCATAATTGAGCTTTGACTTTCAATTGTAGTATTTGTGAATTCCAATCTAGTTCGAGGACTTTGAATAGCTATGAAGCATAGTTCTGTATCAGAGATGTACTTATTCTGTTCACTTCAATGTGTAACAATTGTTTTGAGATTATTCATATTCACTCTTCCCATAAACAAGTATGGTCATCAGCCCTTACATATTTCCTCTGCAGGGAAACCAGGGTTTATACGAGTACGTTAATTAATTGACTATATAGTAagtcaatacaaaaattaaaaaaaattaagataaatgtatgaaacaaaacttttaaaatttaaatttcttaaaagaaCTATGCAAGATACGAAATCAAAAATCTAGggaaataagtaatattataagaagcATTTACTCGAAATAAATGCGTCGTTAACttcattattatacaatttcgcTCTGACATTGTCAGtacgatttataaaatattgctgtAATTGTAATGGGCagtagaatttaatttaaccgTTTTAATTAAGAGAATAATTGTGGGGGGTTTTTTGCCGAGCAGTGGAGCAGAAtaagctaaataaaaaaaacaagtatatagttttacttaaaaataattagttagaATTTTATGTCTTATGTACCTATTTACTTCATTcccataaatttattattataaatgacttGCCCATTTCTTCAAAGATGCGATTAATTATTGTCAGTtccaatattttgttataggtATTGTACgcttttagatttattttttacgtaaattTTTCACTATTCATAAGCCTTATAATGTATACACCCTTAACTAGCAACCCGACCACCATTACCATCTACAGGCGCGCGTTCgtttaaaactatgttttcATAGACACAATACCATCATTAACGGAGCGGTATATACCGGCCGTGCGAAGCTAAGAATGTAATCATAATGTTTAACAACAATTTTGTTTACGTCGTTctgttgtttatgtttttttttttattcaggattcgttataaaataagttctaTTCAGCATAGTACACGTGTGGGACACCCTGCTTATAAACAGAACGTTTGAAAcactattatataacataaatcaaCGCCAATATTTACACCTTTTTAGATGTCCAAAGTGTTTACCTTCTACgagtatttcaaaatttaagataatattgcatatgttaaaattgaaaacagttttatgcttttattatCTCCTTAAAAGATTCGTGTTTGTacttcaatataaaacaaattacgaCCTTAGACAACAATAGGTTATCGTTTGgaattatagttaaatattttgtttccatAGCAGTAACGAATTAACACCGAGTACACTTTAATAacacctttataatattgccattgatagtccggtcaatttagaccaaaaaatgagggtgaagttacataaagtcccaacaagctgaatttctgtgatGTTNNNNNNNNNNNNNNNNNNNNNNNNNNNNNNNNNNNNNNNNNNNNNNNNNNNNNNNNNNNNNNNNNNNNNNNNNNNNNNNNNNNNNNNNNNNNNNNNNNNNNNNNNNNNNNNNNNNNNNNNNNNNNNNNNNNNNNNNNNNNNNNNNNNNNNNNNNNNNNNNNNNNNNNNNNNNNNNNNNNNNNNNNNNNNNNNNNNNNNNNNNNNNNNNNNNNNNN
The Zerene cesonia ecotype Mississippi chromosome 1, Zerene_cesonia_1.1, whole genome shotgun sequence DNA segment above includes these coding regions:
- the LOC119835986 gene encoding uncharacterized protein LOC119835986, with amino-acid sequence MQRTSSYASEGFWTTIELLAGRDRRRSAGDVEDTPYLEPPARVASALSFAHPHVRARLEKHMGSNLVRLTDKSYMTELEERIRAVNEENLNKRISSRVLDEMERLKRLILVGKTPLKECPPELYNHPVFVFWRMVNREVAKASKKRADAYYRKLKASQKLDQALEEEAEAEVAEEENEQLSAEQLLAKCHEELEELKQADIEKGVRFTDEQFALLKYETNDVKTLKSLTTVDELYALADKIIGTKRL
- the LOC119829197 gene encoding uricase → MPWTSTNRIYAKPNSSSGEGIPSLPASGATAAATAAADTGGRFELSDHGYGKSSVKLLHVHRDGDIHSIREFEVSTELKLTSESAYIVGDNKEVVATDSQKNTVYVLAKKHGIKTPEEFGAVVVNHFLYTYRQVVEAKCHVTEYPWERLQAGAPHNHAFIFSPIATRWCEVSQARHEAVKVKSGLSGLRVLKTTQSAFVDFVQDEYTTLSDAAERIFSTVVEAEWTYDNMRTADFDNAWLTVKDAILDKFAGPPDVGIYSPSVQHTLYQAEKTVLEKVSEITWIRMTMPNKHYLNIDVSKFPANVTKGDPRHYIYQPIDKPAGLIYAQLRRRPKSHL